Proteins co-encoded in one Malus sylvestris chromosome 7, drMalSylv7.2, whole genome shotgun sequence genomic window:
- the LOC126628155 gene encoding pyruvate kinase 1, cytosolic-like: MHSSHLLLEEPIRMASILEPSKPTFFPAMTRIVGTLGPKSQSVETISGCLKAGMSVARFDFSWGDAQFHQETLGNLKVAMKSTNKLCAVMLDTVGPELQVVNKSEHPISLQEDTLVVLTPDQDQEATSNLLPVNFSGLARAVKKGDTIFIGQYLFTGSETTSVWLEVTEVNGEDVVCLIKNSATLAGSLYTLNVSQIRIDLPTLTDKDKEIISTWGVRNTIDFLSLSYTRHAEDVRHAREFLSKLGDLNQTQIFAKIENVEGLNHFDEILQEADGIIVSRGILGIDLPPEKVFLFQKAAVYKCNMAGKPAVVTRVVDSMTDNLRPTRAEATDVANAVLDGSDAILLGAETLRGLYPVETISIVGKICSEAEKVFNQDLYFKRAVKYVGEPMTHLESIASSAVRAAIKVKASVIICFTTSGRAARLIAKYRPTMPVLSVVIPRVKTNQLRWTFSGAFEARQSLIVRGIFPMLADPRHPAEITVATNESILKIALDHGKATGVVKSHDRVVICQKIGDTSVIKIMELED; encoded by the exons ATGCATTCGAGTCACTTGCTTCTGGAAGAGCCGATCAGGATGGCTTCGATCCTCGAGCCTTCCAAGCCT ACATTCTTTCCGGCAATGACAAGGATTGTGGGAACGCTTGGTCCAAAATCACAATCGGTCGAGACAATCTCCGGTTGCTTGAAGGCAGGAATGTCTG TGGCACGGTTTGATTTTTCATGGGGCGATGCTCAGTTTCACCAAGAGACATTGGGAAACCTGAAGGTTGCAATGAAGAGTACCAATAAACTGTGTGCA gtaaTGCTAGACACAGTGGGTCCAGAGTTGCAGGTAGTGAATAAAAGTGAGCATCCCATATCTCTTCAGGAAGATACCCTGGTTGTCCTAACACCTGATCAAGACCAAGAGGCCACCTCAAATCTACTACCCGTAAATTTTAGTGGCCTGGCAAGG GCAGTGAAGAAGGGAGATACAATTTTTATTGGTCAATACCTCTTTACGGGGAGTGAAACTACTTCTGTGTGGCTGGAG GTCACTGAGGTGAATGGTGAAGATGTGGTTTGTCTCATAAAGAATTCTGCTACCTTGGCAGGGTCATTGTATACTTTGAATGTCTCTCAGATTCGTATTGATCTGCCTACACTTACCGATAAAGATAAGGAG ATCATAAGCACTTGGGGTGTTCGTAACACCATCGACTTCCTCTCATTATCATATACGCGTCATGCTGAAGATGTTCGCCAT GCCCGTGAGTTTCTTTCAAAGTTAGGCGACCTCAACCAAACTCAGATTTttgcaaaaattgaaaatgtagAG GGGTTAAAtcattttgatgaaattttgcAAGAAGCTGATGGTATTATCGTCTCTCGTGGAATTCTGGGGATAGATCTCCCACCAGAGAAG gtatttttatttcaaaaagcTGCTGTTTACAAGTGCAACATGGCTGGAAAGCCAGCAGTGGTGACTCGGGTTGTGGACAGTATGACTGACAACTTAAGACCTACTCGTGCTGAAGCAACTGATGTTGCCAACGCTGTACTGGATG GAAGTGATGCAATTCTTCTAGGTGCAGAGACCCTGCGCGGTTTGTACCCTGTTGAGACGATCTCCATTGTTGGAAAGATTTGCTCTGAG GCGGAGAAAGTTTTCAATCAAGATTTGTATTTTAAGAGGGCTGTCAAATATGTTGGAGAACCAATGACCCACTTGGAATCTATTGCTTCCTCTGCG GTACGTGCAGCCATCAAGGTGAAGGCCTCTGTAATTATTTGCTTCACTACATCTGGAAGAGCTGCAAG GTTGATTGCAAAGTACAGACCAACAATGCCTGTGCTTTCTGTTGTCATTCCTCGGGTCAAGACAAATCAACTCCGATGGACATTTTCTGGTGCTTTTGAG GCAAGGCAATCGCTCATTGTTAGAGGCATTTTTCCCATGCTAGCGGATCCTCGACATCCA GCTGAAATAACCGTTGCAACAAATGAGTCCATTCTTAAAATCGCTTTGGACCATGGCAAGGCCACTGGTGTCGTAAAATCACATGACCGTGTGGTCATTTGCCAAAAAATTGGCGATACTTCTGTGATCAAGATCATGGAGCTTGAAGATTGA
- the LOC126628166 gene encoding uncharacterized protein LOC126628166: MAENTEIVIKEDDPKGPKNLFSLFPKFKLQLPFLKQEPEAASVVVAEEPRKPEEGTESKTPKPVVVSFPKAQVVAPPPVAVECEDPITKTSNPIILWQLSALGGYLVLRWLWARWQEKRDKKDGSSDDGRSNADE; the protein is encoded by the exons ATGGCAGAAAACACAGAGATTGTAATCAAAGAAGACGACCCAAAAGGACCCAAAAACTTGTTCTCACTCTTCCCCAAGTTCAAGCTTCAACTCCCCTTCCTGAAGCAAGAACCAGAAGCGGCAAGCGTCGTTGTTGCTGAGGAGCCAAGGAAACCAGAAGAAGGAACTGAAAGTAAGACGCCGAAGCCGGTCGTTGTGAGCTTCCCGAAAGCGCAAGTGGTGGCTCCTCCGCCTGTGGCGGTTGAGTGCGAAGACCCCATAACCAAGACTTCCAATCCTATTATACTCTGGCAG CTTTCTGCTCTTGGAGGGTATCTGGTTTTGAGGTGGCTTTGGGCAAGATGGCAGGAAAAAAGGGATAAAAAGGACGGGTCTTCGGATGACGGACGATCTAATGCTGATGAATAG
- the LOC126628164 gene encoding uncharacterized protein LOC126628164, with protein sequence MNIATLLVFSAVYTPNPHSESPFLSQKMAENTEIVIKEDDPKGPKNLFSLFPKFKLQLPFLKQEPEAASVVVAEEPRKPEEGTESKTPKPVFMSFPKAQLVAPPPVAVECEEPITKTSNPIILWQRVIFKRHLPTERMEAHNKSNGSNRHTIRPSDHTAGSKFRVPRGFIYIKVFRTQVTHQIDNF encoded by the exons ATGAACATCGCCACTCTGCTCGTTTTCTCCGCCGTTTACACTCCAAACCCACATTCAGAATCGCCCTTTCTCTCCCAAAAAATGGCAGAAAACACAGAGATTGTAATCAAAGAAGACGACCCAAAAGGACCCAAAAACTTGTTCTCACTCTTCCCCAAGTTCAAGCTTCAACTCCCCTTCCTGAAGCAAGAACCAGAAGCGGCAAGCGTCGTTGTTGCAGAGGAGCCAAGGAAACCAGAAGAAGGAACTGAAAGTAAGACGCCGAAGCCGGTCTTTATGAGCTTCCCGAAAGCGCAATTGGTGGCTCCTCCGCCTGTGGCGGTTGAGTGCGAAGAGCCCATAACGAAGACTTCCAATCCTATTATACTCTGGCAG AGGGTAATCTTCAAGAGACATCTGCCAACCGAACGGATGGAGGCTCATAATAAATCTAATGGAAGCAATCGACATACAATAAGGCCATCTGACCATACTGCAGGTAGCAAATTTAGAGTTCCTAGAGGTTTTATTTACATTAAAGTTTTCAGGACCCAGGTCACTCATCAAATAGATAACTTCTGA
- the LOC126630676 gene encoding uncharacterized protein LOC126630676: protein MTNDAGTNWTLTKDVTLCTSWVVVTHDPISGNEIQLREMWGLIHTNYLEKIGGKITKESLSSRWRLLSKLFSTWRDTLAQVSANLRSGESLADQDLQVQAWYNAKTTSKNKSFNRWECWNIVKDCPKFKVVPISPKVVFNSTPVHSTPDHASHDHDEDDAEDVPETPPVEQVSGSTRFPIRPQQGRKASKIKGNASKNDYAKYMEELARQGELSLAREIAKFEADKAREDAKAAAIEKEFQANERERELLRQERE, encoded by the exons atgactaatgatgcaggtacgaattggacgcttactaaagatgttacgttgtgtacTAGTTGGGTTGTAGTTACTCATGATCCGATTTCGGGTAATGAGATACAGTTGAGAGAAATGTGgggtcttattcataccaattatcttgagaaaattggtgggaaAATAACCAAAGAATCTTTGTCCAGTCGTTGGAGACTACTGAGCAAATtgtttagtacgtggagagacaCCTTGGCACAAGTTAGTGctaatcttcgaagtggggaaagtttagcggatcag GACCTTCAAGTACAAGCTTGGTATAATGCCAAAACCACAAGCAAAAACAAATCGTTCAATCGGTGGGagtgttggaatattgtcaaagattgtcctaaattcaaagttgtgcctATCAGTCCAAAAGTGGTCTTTAACAGCACCCCTGTACACTCTACGCCCGATCATGCCTCGCATGATCATGATGAGGATGATGCAGAAGACGTGCCCGAAACGCCTCCCGTTGAACAAGTGTCAGGGTCGACCCGTtttccaattaggcctcaacaAGGTAGGAAGGCTTCAAAGATAAAAGGTAATGCTTCtaagaatgattatgcaaagtatatggaagaacttgcCCGCCAAGGTGAATTGAGTTTGGCCCGGGAAATTGCcaaatttgaggctgataaggctagagaggatgcaaaagctgcagctattGAGAAAGaatttcaagctaatgagagagaaagagaactaCTTCGACAAGAAAGGGAATAG